One bacterium genomic window, ACGGCGCCGACCGCCAGCAACACGCTCGTCGTGCCGTCGCGAGGAAGCACCCGCGTCACCGTCGCGGCCGGGCGATCGTTCCCCGGCGCGACGAGCCGCACGTCCGCCGGCCTGAGGCAAAACGTCGCACGCGGTCCATCGCCGACGGCATCGCCGACGGCGTCGCCGAGCGCCCGCACCCGCAGCGGCCCCGCCTCGACCACGACGACGTTGCCCGAGCGCCCAAGCACGTTCCCGGTCACGATGTTCGACGCGCCGACGAGCTGAGCCACCAGCACCGTCCGAGGGCGCGCCGCCACCTCCGCGGGGGTGCCCACCTGGACGACGCGCCCCGCCGCCAGGATCACGATCGTCTGTCCGAGCAGGTAGGCTTCGTCGAAGTCGTGGGTCACGAAGACGAGCGGCACCTCGAACGCGTCCAACAGCGCGAGCAAGTCCCGCCGGAGCCGCTCCCGCACGGGTGCGTCGACGGCCGAGAACGGTTCGTCGAGCAACAGGAGCCGCGGGTCGCTCGCCAGCGCCTGGGCCAGGGACACGCGCTGGCGCTGTCCGCCCGAGAGTTGTGCCGGCCGGCGGTCGGCGTACCCGCCGAGGCCAACGGC contains:
- a CDS encoding ABC transporter ATP-binding protein; amino-acid sequence: MLSVALRARRGGFQLEVAFATVHQRVVLFGPSGAGKTMTLQCLAGLLAPERGRIAVGETVLYDDRGRVNLPPWRRRVGLVLQSYTLLPHLSVGENVAYGLAPVWRGRERVRVETLLAAVGLGGYADRRPAQLSGGQRQRVSLAQALASDPRLLLLDEPFSAVDAPVRERLRRDLLALLDAFEVPLVFVTHDFDEAYLLGQTIVILAAGRVVQVGTPAEVAARPRTVLVAQLVGASNIVTGNVLGRSGNVVVVEAGPLRVRALGDAVGDAVGDGPRATFCLRPADVRLVAPGNDRPAATVTRVLPRDGTTSVLLAVGAVTIEAAVRGPAPAAGSVVGLEIPDAAARIVAEDAAVE